The Callithrix jacchus isolate 240 chromosome 20, calJac240_pri, whole genome shotgun sequence genome has a window encoding:
- the COX4I1 gene encoding cytochrome c oxidase subunit 4 isoform 1, mitochondrial yields the protein MLATRVFSLVGKRAISTSVCVRAHGSVVKSEDYALPSYMDRRDYPLPDVAHVRHLSASQKALKEKEKASWSSLSVDEKVELYRIQFKESFAEMNRGSNEWKTVVGAAMFFIGFTAILIILEKRYVYGPLPHTFDKEWVAMQTKRMLDLKVNPVDGLASKWDYDKKEWKK from the exons ATGTTGGCTACCAGGGTATTTAGCCTAGTTGGCAAGCGAGCAATTTCCACCTCGGTGTGTGTACGAGCACACG GAAGTGTTGTGAAGAGCGAAGACTATGCACTCCCAAGTTACATGGATCGGCGTGACTATCCCTTGCCCGATGTGGCCCATGTCAGGCACCTGTCGGCCAGCCAGAAGGCcttgaaggagaaggagaaggcctCCTGGAGCAGCCTCTCTGTGGATGAGAAAGTCGAGT TGTATCGTATTCAGTTCAAGGAGAGCTTTGCTGAGATGAACAGGGGCTCCAATGAGTGGAAGACGGTTGTGGGTGCTGCCATGTTCTTCATCGGCTTCACCGCAATTCTTATCATCTTGGAGAAGCGCTATG TGTACGGCCCCCTCCCGCACACCTTTGACAAAGAGTGGGTGGCCATGCAGACCAAGAGGATGCTGGACCTGAAGGTGAACCCCGTCGATGGCCTCGCCTCCAAGTGGGACTACGACAAGAAGGAGTGGAAGAAGTGA